Proteins encoded in a region of the Paenibacillus sp. E222 genome:
- a CDS encoding DUF4097 family beta strand repeat-containing protein: MNPNRHMICKEWLSEEPLLTLSLEWMQGEVHISQGTESVIRVTQWGSARFPRIRCFEANVSHGLLHLIDGRKQAFPLGINFHRTSLHIVLPPAVLKRLSINGVGSHFLVSNVSSEQWDCHCTSGKLTLSGHANHICLRSVGSRVTATDLRAEHMQLQATSSPVQLSGQFTHIQSKVTGSQLTIQSSTTLQSLDSLSTGCNVEVRIPPENDGFKLDFKQAGGRFSSDLPLQSIHNQHTYRNGTYPFQAEVRGGKLTIGSSSYHST; the protein is encoded by the coding sequence TTGAATCCTAATAGACATATGATTTGCAAAGAATGGTTGTCCGAAGAACCCCTTCTCACCCTTTCTCTGGAATGGATGCAAGGCGAAGTGCATATCAGCCAAGGTACAGAATCGGTTATCCGTGTTACTCAATGGGGCTCCGCCCGTTTTCCAAGAATTCGATGTTTTGAAGCTAACGTCAGCCATGGTTTATTACATCTGATCGATGGACGAAAACAAGCTTTTCCGCTGGGCATAAACTTCCACCGCACATCGCTCCACATTGTACTGCCGCCTGCGGTCTTGAAAAGACTGTCGATCAACGGAGTTGGTTCCCACTTTCTTGTGAGTAACGTTTCTTCCGAACAATGGGATTGTCACTGTACATCAGGCAAGCTCACCTTATCTGGCCATGCCAATCATATCTGTCTACGATCAGTGGGAAGTCGAGTTACAGCAACAGACCTCCGTGCAGAACATATGCAACTGCAAGCCACTTCTTCACCTGTTCAGTTATCCGGTCAGTTCACCCATATTCAATCGAAAGTGACAGGTAGCCAACTCACCATTCAATCCTCAACGACACTTCAATCTCTGGATAGTCTCTCCACAGGTTGTAACGTTGAGGTGCGAATCCCACCAGAAAACGATGGATTCAAGTTAGACTTCAAGCAGGCCGGAGGCCGCTTCAGCAGTGATCTTCCGCTTCAATCCATTCATAATCAACATACGTATCGTAACGGTACTTATCCATTTCAAGCAGAAGTCAGAGGTGGGAAGCTTACCATAGGGAGCTCTTCATACCATTCCACATAG
- a CDS encoding four-helix bundle copper-binding protein: protein MTQQQYQQCIDACLECMNACNVCYISSLKEYDLAMLRDCIRLDRECAEICSFAAQAMTRGSDFIAEICELCVKACEACAAECGKHQHDHCQACAEACRKCAEACRLMAAVA from the coding sequence ATGACACAACAACAATATCAGCAATGTATCGATGCTTGCCTGGAGTGTATGAATGCTTGCAACGTATGTTACATATCGAGTCTGAAAGAATATGATCTGGCAATGCTGCGTGATTGCATTCGTTTGGATCGGGAATGTGCGGAAATCTGCAGTTTTGCTGCTCAAGCCATGACACGTGGAAGTGATTTCATCGCCGAAATTTGCGAACTGTGTGTGAAAGCATGTGAAGCTTGTGCTGCTGAGTGTGGCAAACATCAACATGATCACTGCCAGGCTTGCGCAGAAGCTTGCCGCAAATGTGCAGAGGCTTGCCGCCTGATGGCCGCAGTTGCGTAA
- a CDS encoding ATP-binding cassette domain-containing protein, translating to MGWRARARAGESGFFDKAGKAAADSNGRIISLQQVSKRLGDVQVLNDINLEVGQGECIVLVGRNGSGKSTLLRVLAGMLLPDAGSQRKPRHGRITYALDGLSRLPFTPKEYLWEMGRIRGMQPEILRQRIGELSELLFVGTALDQNLPQLSKGTLQKVNLIQALLPGPDGLLLLDEPLSGLDVPAQEAIVALLRQWKQEGSQIVTACHEPLLIERLADQVIVLQKGTVLRRWNQDDLQQAGEPAVSIQSVMEGLEQSVIDALLVDQPGIIACHRGRVRQDDGREVWDWKVSRSSADQIIGMILAAGGSILSVQPEETRLNMEGLMEGRHPGEVMSREAAERPSSLSTAGGDLQ from the coding sequence ATGGGATGGAGAGCAAGAGCAAGGGCAGGGGAAAGTGGATTCTTCGATAAAGCAGGAAAAGCAGCAGCAGACTCAAACGGACGAATCATATCGCTACAACAGGTGAGCAAACGACTTGGGGATGTGCAGGTATTGAATGATATCAATCTGGAAGTAGGTCAGGGGGAGTGTATCGTCCTGGTGGGAAGGAATGGCTCAGGCAAAAGCACATTGCTGCGTGTGCTGGCGGGTATGTTACTGCCCGACGCAGGCTCGCAACGCAAGCCCAGGCATGGACGGATTACGTATGCACTGGATGGACTGTCACGCCTGCCCTTCACCCCAAAAGAGTACCTGTGGGAAATGGGACGTATTCGAGGCATGCAGCCTGAAATATTGCGTCAACGGATAGGCGAATTGAGTGAGCTGTTATTCGTAGGCACGGCTCTGGATCAGAACTTGCCTCAGTTATCCAAAGGTACGTTGCAGAAGGTGAATTTAATTCAGGCTTTGCTGCCTGGACCTGATGGGTTATTGCTGCTTGATGAACCATTGTCCGGTCTGGACGTTCCTGCGCAGGAAGCAATTGTAGCTTTGCTCAGACAGTGGAAACAGGAAGGAAGCCAGATCGTTACAGCTTGCCATGAACCATTGCTGATTGAACGTCTCGCGGATCAGGTCATCGTGTTACAGAAGGGAACGGTGCTGCGTCGCTGGAACCAGGATGATTTGCAGCAAGCTGGTGAGCCCGCTGTGAGTATCCAAAGTGTGATGGAAGGGCTGGAACAATCTGTTATTGATGCGCTGCTTGTTGATCAACCGGGAATCATTGCATGCCATCGCGGCAGGGTTCGTCAGGATGATGGTCGAGAAGTATGGGATTGGAAGGTGTCACGCAGTTCGGCAGATCAGATTATTGGAATGATTCTGGCAGCTGGCGGTTCTATCTTATCTGTGCAGCCGGAAGAGACCAGATTAAATATGGAAGGATTGATGGAGGGGCGGCATCCAGGTGAGGTTATGAGCAGGGAAGCGGCAGAGCGCCCTTCCTCCCTATCTACGGCAGGAGGCGACCTCCAATGA
- the argS gene encoding arginine--tRNA ligase — protein sequence MLMNQAAAQLAPLTGLKQDEVLRLLEVPPQAEMGDAAFPCFILAKSLKKAPAVIATDIAVQLQTVGLDASPAGPYVNIRFNREELAPKLLQELEHKTFGKLQLGAGARVVIDMSSPNIAKPFGIGHLRSTVIGASLYRLYNEAGYTSVSVNHLGDWGTQFGKQIAAYKRWGNDEALQAEPIRTSLELYVRFHDEAENDPSLEIEARDWFRKLEQGDEEAQRLWTFFVEVSMKEFNRMYERLNVQFDHTLGESFYNDKMGAIVEELKAKGLLEESEGALVVRLEDENMPPCLIIKTDGTTIYPTRDLATAVYRHDVMKADKMLYVVGGEQKLHFRQVFAVLSRMGYAWSDICEHIPFGLMRFEGRKMSTRRGKVVFLQEVLDEAVARALQIIQEKNPNLPNSQEVAEAVGVGAIVFGDLRNNRLNDVDFSLEDAVSFEGETGPYVQYTHARINSVLAKAAETERVENENQLENVSSSNNAVANSDNKSVMVGDTSWALLKLLADYPQYLEKAIHRNEPSVIAKYAIDVAQAFNRFYHAERIADAPADVKPFRVALTERTAERLAYSLYLLGVQAPERM from the coding sequence ATGTTGATGAATCAGGCAGCAGCACAACTTGCTCCCTTAACGGGATTGAAGCAAGACGAGGTGTTGAGATTACTGGAGGTTCCACCACAGGCGGAGATGGGAGATGCGGCGTTTCCTTGCTTTATTTTGGCCAAGTCGTTGAAAAAAGCACCCGCGGTTATCGCCACTGATATTGCTGTTCAATTACAGACCGTTGGATTGGATGCTTCACCAGCAGGACCCTATGTGAACATACGTTTCAATCGGGAAGAGCTGGCGCCGAAGCTGCTGCAAGAACTGGAACATAAAACATTTGGCAAGCTGCAACTGGGGGCAGGTGCACGCGTTGTGATCGACATGTCGTCGCCTAACATTGCCAAGCCATTCGGAATTGGTCATCTGCGCTCCACCGTGATTGGGGCATCATTGTATCGGTTATATAACGAGGCAGGTTACACTTCGGTCAGTGTGAATCATCTGGGGGATTGGGGAACACAATTCGGCAAACAGATTGCAGCCTACAAACGTTGGGGGAATGATGAAGCACTACAGGCTGAGCCAATTCGTACCTCATTGGAGCTGTATGTGCGTTTTCACGATGAGGCGGAGAATGATCCATCTCTGGAGATCGAGGCACGAGATTGGTTCCGCAAGCTGGAGCAAGGGGATGAAGAGGCGCAGCGGTTATGGACCTTTTTTGTAGAGGTGAGCATGAAAGAATTCAACCGGATGTATGAGCGTCTGAATGTTCAGTTTGACCATACGCTGGGTGAGAGCTTTTATAATGACAAGATGGGCGCGATAGTTGAAGAACTGAAAGCCAAAGGATTGCTCGAAGAGAGCGAAGGCGCATTGGTGGTACGTTTGGAGGATGAGAATATGCCGCCTTGCCTGATTATCAAAACCGATGGAACAACCATCTACCCAACGCGGGATTTGGCAACAGCCGTTTATCGTCATGATGTGATGAAGGCGGATAAAATGCTGTATGTGGTCGGGGGTGAGCAGAAGCTTCATTTCCGTCAAGTATTTGCGGTATTATCCCGGATGGGGTATGCGTGGTCTGATATTTGTGAACATATTCCGTTTGGCTTGATGCGTTTCGAAGGACGGAAGATGTCTACCCGCCGGGGGAAAGTCGTCTTTTTGCAGGAGGTACTGGACGAGGCGGTTGCTCGGGCATTACAGATTATTCAGGAGAAAAATCCGAATCTGCCGAATTCGCAGGAGGTTGCGGAAGCGGTTGGTGTAGGTGCAATTGTATTCGGTGATCTGCGCAACAACCGGTTGAACGACGTCGATTTCTCGCTCGAAGATGCGGTGAGCTTTGAAGGAGAGACAGGACCTTATGTGCAATACACACATGCCCGGATTAACAGTGTGCTTGCGAAGGCAGCAGAGACAGAGCGCGTGGAAAATGAAAATCAATTAGAAAATGTTAGTAGTAGTAACAATGCTGTGGCAAACTCAGATAACAAGTCGGTCATGGTCGGTGACACTTCATGGGCATTGCTGAAACTGCTGGCGGATTATCCTCAGTATCTGGAAAAAGCAATTCATCGCAACGAGCCTTCGGTCATTGCCAAATATGCGATAGATGTTGCCCAAGCGTTCAACCGCTTCTATCATGCGGAACGGATTGCGGATGCGCCGGCTGACGTCAAACCCTTCCGGGTGGCGTTAACAGAGCGTACGGCGGAGCGTCTTGCCTACAGCCTATATTTACTGGGCGTTCAGGCTCCTGAACGGATGTGA
- a CDS encoding molybdenum cofactor biosynthesis protein B, which produces MMTNSVEQHRQEAPDTVSCMIVTVSDTRTKDTDTSGQLMHKLLTDSGYQIVEYIITPDETETIRSILQDAAVRDDIEAVLLSGGTGIAPRDTTYEAVSSLLDKELPGFGEIFRFLSYTEDIGSAAILSRAVAGTIGRTAVFSMPGSRGAVKLAMEKLILPELRHVMREIYKPV; this is translated from the coding sequence ATGATGACCAATTCAGTGGAACAACATCGTCAGGAAGCCCCTGACACGGTATCCTGTATGATTGTTACCGTATCAGATACCCGCACCAAGGACACCGATACAAGCGGACAACTTATGCATAAGCTGCTGACTGATTCAGGCTACCAGATCGTCGAATATATCATTACACCGGATGAAACTGAAACCATTCGAAGCATCCTGCAGGATGCAGCCGTTCGTGACGATATCGAAGCCGTGCTGCTTAGCGGTGGAACCGGAATTGCACCCCGAGATACGACGTACGAGGCAGTGTCCTCACTACTCGACAAGGAGCTGCCGGGTTTTGGTGAGATCTTCCGCTTCCTCAGTTATACCGAGGATATCGGTTCTGCTGCCATTCTTAGCCGGGCCGTAGCCGGAACGATTGGGCGCACAGCCGTATTCTCCATGCCAGGCTCCAGGGGAGCTGTCAAGCTGGCAATGGAAAAACTCATTTTGCCTGAACTGAGGCATGTCATGCGTGAAATATATAAACCCGTCTGA
- a CDS encoding YdcF family protein → MEGKSRTRKIKSRHWLIISIVSLVLLGVIWTITTASLIWAYTDDESSRQSDAAIILGAAVEGDNPSPVFRERIEHAIVLYRQGTISHLLFTGGSGSPGERAEAEVGRDYAVAHGVDPADIQMETESRITEENLVNSLSVGEQAGFHTYTIVSDPLHMKRAMKLAKGLGMHAVPSPTRTTAYQTWRSQFPFLARETILYMGYMVKGWIDG, encoded by the coding sequence ATGGAAGGCAAGTCCCGTACACGTAAAATAAAAAGCAGGCACTGGCTGATAATCTCCATTGTATCGCTCGTGTTGCTTGGGGTCATATGGACGATAACTACGGCCTCGCTCATCTGGGCCTACACCGATGATGAATCATCCAGACAGAGTGATGCAGCCATCATCCTCGGTGCAGCCGTAGAAGGGGACAACCCTTCACCCGTATTTCGCGAACGTATTGAGCATGCCATCGTATTATATCGCCAGGGGACGATCAGCCATCTGCTCTTTACTGGTGGTTCTGGCAGTCCAGGTGAGCGTGCCGAAGCCGAAGTAGGACGAGATTATGCTGTTGCACATGGTGTAGATCCGGCAGATATTCAAATGGAGACAGAATCGAGAATTACAGAGGAGAATCTGGTGAATTCACTTAGCGTTGGAGAACAGGCGGGATTTCACACCTACACCATTGTAAGTGACCCGTTACATATGAAACGGGCGATGAAGCTCGCTAAGGGACTTGGCATGCATGCTGTTCCGTCCCCAACACGAACGACGGCTTACCAGACCTGGCGCAGCCAATTTCCTTTTCTGGCAAGAGAAACGATATTATATATGGGATATATGGTCAAAGGATGGATAGATGGATAG
- a CDS encoding GTP-binding protein: MSELKANESSIPVYILSGFLGSGKTTLLVQLIEHWQQQGLRPAVVMNELGEVNLDGQIVDASVPMTEMLGGCICCTVRGDLGLQLADLVQEESPDVIIIEATGAANPMEILDAVTETSLYMRLELKSLITVVDAAHLSGLYQEQKGQTFKLMQEQIRCASVLLLNKTDRVNEQQLADLQDLLARWNGFAPVLPTVKCEVDMDVLLHSGDNVHAYQSVDGTSKHAEQEHHVHSEACAELGCSHDHGHVHHEQVGHDHEEHQHSQGNVHDHPHPHDHNDSHNHAHPHASHEHVMVYTHYFTEPVNSEAFERLIAELPRDVYRAKGILSFSDTSSRFWFQYAYRESDYMKITPQGDVPNVAVFIGEHFDQSIIRNQLLELEAANQAE, from the coding sequence ATGAGTGAATTAAAAGCAAATGAATCATCCATACCTGTATATATATTGTCAGGCTTCCTGGGCAGTGGCAAAACGACACTGCTTGTTCAACTGATTGAACATTGGCAGCAGCAAGGTCTCCGACCCGCCGTGGTCATGAATGAATTGGGTGAAGTCAATCTGGATGGTCAGATTGTGGATGCTTCGGTACCAATGACGGAAATGTTAGGCGGATGCATCTGCTGTACTGTGCGCGGTGACTTGGGGCTGCAGCTTGCTGATCTTGTGCAGGAGGAATCACCTGATGTCATTATCATCGAAGCAACGGGAGCAGCAAACCCGATGGAGATTCTGGATGCAGTTACGGAAACATCACTTTATATGCGACTGGAGCTGAAAAGCCTGATCACTGTGGTAGATGCCGCGCATCTGTCAGGGCTGTACCAGGAGCAGAAGGGACAAACTTTCAAGCTGATGCAGGAACAGATTCGCTGTGCGTCTGTACTTCTCCTGAACAAAACGGATCGGGTGAATGAGCAGCAGTTAGCAGATCTGCAGGACCTGTTGGCACGCTGGAACGGTTTCGCTCCGGTACTGCCTACGGTGAAGTGTGAAGTCGACATGGATGTGCTGCTTCACAGCGGAGACAATGTGCATGCCTATCAATCTGTTGATGGTACGAGTAAACACGCGGAGCAGGAACATCACGTGCATTCCGAGGCTTGTGCAGAGCTTGGATGCAGCCACGATCATGGACATGTACATCATGAGCAAGTGGGTCATGATCACGAAGAACATCAACATTCTCAGGGAAATGTCCATGATCATCCTCATCCTCATGACCACAACGATAGTCATAATCATGCCCACCCCCATGCTTCGCATGAACATGTCATGGTGTATACGCACTATTTCACCGAGCCGGTGAACAGTGAGGCTTTTGAGCGTTTGATAGCTGAGTTACCTCGCGACGTGTACCGGGCAAAAGGGATTTTATCTTTTAGCGATACATCCAGTCGGTTCTGGTTCCAATATGCTTACCGGGAATCGGATTATATGAAAATCACGCCTCAAGGGGATGTGCCTAACGTAGCTGTGTTTATAGGTGAGCACTTCGATCAGTCGATCATTCGCAACCAATTGCTGGAATTAGAGGCTGCAAATCAGGCTGAATGA
- a CDS encoding nicotinate phosphoribosyltransferase gives MQTTSLALHTDKYQINMMYAHWVNGTHKRKAVFEAYFRKLPFGNGYAVFAGLERIVNYISQLRFTMEDIKYLSKQEENYDPVFLEELLQFSFQGTIHSMKEGALVFPDEPLIRVEGSIMETQLVETAILNFMNYQTLIATKASRIKQVASQDTLLEFGTRRAQEADAAIWGARASYVAGFHATSNMLAGERFGIPTAGTHAHSWVQSFMSEQEAFDVYAKVLPDQVTLLVDTFDTLNSGVPHAIKTAKKLESQGKKMNAIRLDSGDLAYLSIQARQMLDDAGLDYVKIVASNDLDENTIFNLKAQGARIDTWGVGTQLITASDQPSLGGVYKLVEREVDGAMLPTIKISANPEKVSTPGKKEVFRIIDPKHGKAIADYICYPDEEQPLQGGPLKLFNPLHPYLKKTVTRYEAVNMLEPIFVNGRKVYELPTLDEIRSYHREQMDLFWPEYLRKLNPEIYRVNISPAAWNMKQKLIAEHVQFTEE, from the coding sequence ATGCAGACGACTAGCCTGGCTTTACATACGGATAAATATCAAATCAATATGATGTATGCCCATTGGGTGAATGGAACTCACAAACGGAAAGCGGTATTTGAAGCCTATTTCCGCAAGCTTCCCTTTGGCAACGGATATGCCGTATTTGCCGGATTGGAACGTATTGTGAATTATATCAGCCAGCTTCGGTTTACGATGGAGGACATCAAATATTTATCCAAACAAGAGGAAAATTACGATCCGGTCTTTCTGGAAGAGTTGCTCCAGTTTTCATTTCAGGGAACGATTCATTCCATGAAGGAAGGGGCGCTTGTTTTCCCTGATGAACCGCTCATTCGGGTAGAAGGCTCCATTATGGAGACACAACTGGTGGAGACGGCGATACTTAACTTCATGAATTATCAGACGTTAATTGCAACGAAAGCTTCCCGGATAAAACAGGTAGCAAGTCAAGATACTCTGCTCGAATTCGGAACACGACGTGCACAGGAAGCGGATGCGGCCATTTGGGGGGCTCGTGCCTCGTATGTGGCAGGATTCCATGCAACGTCGAATATGCTGGCAGGAGAGCGCTTCGGAATTCCGACAGCAGGGACACATGCCCATTCATGGGTGCAGAGTTTTATGAGTGAGCAGGAGGCGTTTGACGTCTATGCTAAAGTGCTGCCAGATCAAGTGACGCTGCTGGTGGACACCTTTGATACATTGAACAGTGGTGTTCCTCATGCAATCAAGACCGCCAAGAAGCTGGAGAGCCAAGGCAAAAAGATGAACGCCATTCGTCTGGATAGCGGGGACCTTGCGTATCTATCTATTCAAGCTCGGCAGATGCTGGATGACGCCGGACTGGATTACGTGAAGATTGTAGCTTCCAACGACTTGGATGAAAATACGATTTTCAACCTTAAGGCGCAAGGAGCTCGCATTGATACATGGGGAGTGGGTACACAGCTAATTACCGCTTCCGACCAGCCTTCTTTGGGTGGCGTGTACAAATTGGTGGAGCGTGAAGTGGACGGCGCCATGCTGCCTACGATCAAAATTTCGGCCAATCCCGAAAAAGTCTCCACACCAGGTAAAAAAGAAGTTTTCCGGATCATTGATCCGAAACATGGCAAGGCGATTGCAGATTATATCTGCTATCCAGATGAAGAGCAGCCGCTACAGGGCGGACCGCTCAAGCTGTTCAACCCGCTACACCCTTATCTGAAAAAGACGGTAACCCGCTACGAAGCAGTGAACATGCTGGAACCGATCTTTGTGAATGGGCGCAAAGTGTATGAACTGCCTACCCTGGATGAGATTCGCAGTTATCACCGCGAGCAGATGGATCTATTCTGGCCGGAATATCTGCGTAAACTCAATCCTGAGATTTACCGCGTAAATATCAGCCCTGCGGCCTGGAATATGAAGCAGAAGCTCATTGCTGAGCACGTGCAATTCACCGAAGAATAA
- a CDS encoding acryloyl-CoA reductase, which translates to MKNTFPAYVVRKEEQGGVKAAMEQLTKEDLPNGDVTLQVQYSSVNFKDGLATTEKGGVVREYPIVPGIDLAGIVEESVSGRFAPGDRVISTGFEPGVSHFGGYSQYARLRSEWLVPLPHGLSEKEAMAIGTAGFTAALSVDTLLRAGVTPEMGNILVTGATGGVGSMAVAILAKLGFEVTASTGKKDQQEQLLRNLGASHVISREEADAPAKGAMGKQLWAGVIDPAAGPALAERLKQIQYGGAVAVSGLTGGTAFESTVFPFILRGIQLIGIDSVYCPMERRERIWKLLGGEWKPDRALELGIQEISWAQLPQTLETILKGGAVGRTVVNTMSDTPAE; encoded by the coding sequence ATGAAAAATACTTTTCCTGCCTATGTCGTGCGTAAAGAAGAACAGGGTGGCGTGAAGGCTGCTATGGAGCAGCTGACAAAAGAGGACTTGCCTAATGGTGACGTAACCCTTCAGGTTCAATACTCAAGCGTCAATTTTAAAGATGGACTTGCCACAACTGAGAAAGGTGGTGTGGTTCGCGAATATCCGATCGTACCGGGAATTGATCTCGCAGGGATTGTTGAGGAATCCGTGAGCGGCCGGTTTGCACCGGGTGATCGGGTGATCAGCACAGGTTTCGAGCCAGGCGTGTCTCATTTTGGAGGCTATAGTCAATATGCGCGTCTGCGCAGCGAATGGCTTGTTCCTCTGCCGCATGGACTCAGTGAGAAGGAAGCGATGGCGATAGGGACGGCAGGGTTCACGGCAGCACTTTCCGTAGATACGTTGTTGCGGGCTGGGGTGACTCCGGAGATGGGAAATATTCTGGTGACCGGAGCAACCGGAGGAGTAGGCAGTATGGCGGTAGCTATTTTGGCGAAGCTGGGATTTGAAGTGACTGCAAGTACAGGCAAAAAAGATCAACAGGAGCAGCTGCTTCGGAATCTGGGTGCCTCACATGTCATTTCACGCGAAGAAGCGGATGCGCCAGCCAAAGGAGCAATGGGCAAACAGCTCTGGGCAGGTGTTATTGATCCGGCAGCAGGTCCGGCACTAGCCGAGCGTCTGAAACAAATTCAATACGGAGGCGCTGTCGCCGTATCAGGCTTAACCGGAGGGACTGCGTTCGAGTCCACCGTATTTCCGTTTATTTTGCGGGGGATTCAATTGATTGGGATTGATTCAGTCTATTGCCCGATGGAACGGCGGGAACGGATATGGAAGCTGCTTGGCGGAGAATGGAAGCCGGATCGGGCGCTGGAGCTGGGGATTCAGGAAATCTCATGGGCACAGCTGCCTCAGACACTGGAAACAATTCTCAAAGGCGGTGCTGTAGGTCGTACTGTAGTGAATACGATGTCAGATACGCCTGCCGAATAA